From Streptomyces yatensis, one genomic window encodes:
- a CDS encoding polyprenyl synthetase family protein, which produces MSFVGPLGLSVRDRTLEADTQAGLTAVEEGLLEATKSDVPFITEAAQHLVRAGGKRFRPLLVLLAAQFGDPHAPGVVPSAVVVELTHLATLYHDDVMDEAEVRRGVSSANVRWGNSVAVLTGDFLFARASHILADLGPEAVRIQAEAFERLVTGQILETAGPRDGRDPVEHYLDVLAGKTGSLIAVSGRFGAMMSGADESIVSILTQYGERLGMAFQLADDVLDIASDSHESGKTPGTDLREGVATLPVLYVRERAEATGSAEDRELCELLAGDLTDDARLAEVLRRLRAHPALEQARRVTVRYAAEARSMLAPLPEGPAKAALEGLCDAVVHRAG; this is translated from the coding sequence GTGAGCTTCGTCGGGCCCTTGGGGCTGAGCGTGCGGGACCGGACTCTGGAAGCCGACACCCAGGCCGGGCTGACGGCGGTCGAAGAGGGCCTGCTGGAGGCCACCAAGAGCGATGTGCCCTTCATCACCGAGGCCGCCCAGCATCTGGTGCGGGCCGGTGGGAAGCGGTTCCGGCCCCTGCTGGTGCTGCTGGCCGCGCAGTTCGGCGATCCCCACGCACCCGGAGTGGTGCCCTCGGCCGTGGTCGTCGAGCTCACCCATCTGGCGACGCTGTACCACGACGACGTGATGGACGAGGCGGAGGTGCGGCGCGGCGTCTCCAGCGCCAACGTCCGCTGGGGCAACTCGGTGGCGGTCCTCACCGGCGACTTCCTCTTCGCCCGGGCCTCGCACATCCTGGCCGATCTCGGCCCCGAGGCGGTGCGGATCCAGGCCGAGGCGTTCGAGCGGCTGGTCACCGGCCAGATCCTGGAGACGGCGGGCCCCCGCGACGGCCGTGACCCGGTCGAGCACTATCTGGATGTGCTGGCCGGCAAGACGGGCTCGCTGATCGCCGTCTCCGGCCGGTTCGGCGCGATGATGTCGGGTGCCGACGAGTCCATCGTCAGCATCCTCACCCAGTACGGCGAGCGGCTCGGCATGGCCTTCCAGCTCGCCGACGATGTCCTGGACATCGCCAGTGACAGCCATGAGTCGGGCAAGACCCCCGGCACCGATCTGCGCGAGGGTGTGGCCACCCTGCCCGTGCTCTATGTGCGGGAGCGGGCGGAGGCGACCGGGTCGGCCGAGGACCGCGAGCTGTGCGAGCTGCTCGCGGGCGATCTCACCGATGACGCGCGCCTCGCCGAGGTGCTGCGGCGGCTGCGTGCCCATCCGGCGCTGGAGCAGGCCCGCCGGGTCACGGTCCGTTACGCGGCGGAGGCCCGTTCGATGCTGGCGCCGCTGCCCGAGGGTCCGGCGAAGGCGGCCCTCGAGGGGCTGTGCGACGCGGTGGTCCACCGGGCCGGCTGA